A portion of the Eubacterium maltosivorans genome contains these proteins:
- a CDS encoding AIR synthase related protein: protein MRVEKIRDCTLIYRDTEEAIVITCDSIGAIGDKEMDVVRVTPELTAYETVKVALGELLALGAAPIAISDGLAVETEPTGKRMISGIKKAIAELPDYEIALTGSCEDNMPTVQTGAGITVIGLIQAKQIKYQITRPGDRAVLFGRPLYGENFSKQLHLALQLPDFTAIRKISGLLEMVPVGSKGIAYEVLKIAEDNGLGFEWENQLPFDVKQSGGPASCCVGTIPEAEIAQLEKYTGKQITELGRFIKNNLR, encoded by the coding sequence ATGCGCGTAGAAAAAATCAGAGACTGTACCCTGATTTACAGAGACACAGAGGAAGCCATTGTCATCACCTGTGATTCCATTGGCGCTATTGGTGATAAGGAGATGGATGTGGTCAGGGTAACACCCGAGCTGACAGCCTATGAAACGGTCAAGGTGGCCCTGGGCGAGCTGCTGGCCCTCGGGGCGGCGCCCATTGCGATTTCGGACGGACTGGCTGTGGAGACCGAACCCACAGGAAAACGGATGATCAGCGGTATTAAGAAAGCCATTGCAGAATTGCCGGATTATGAAATTGCCCTGACTGGAAGCTGTGAGGACAATATGCCCACAGTCCAGACTGGAGCGGGCATTACCGTGATCGGCCTTATACAGGCAAAGCAGATAAAATACCAGATTACAAGGCCGGGCGACAGGGCTGTTCTTTTCGGAAGGCCGCTGTACGGAGAAAATTTTTCAAAGCAGCTGCACTTGGCGCTGCAGCTGCCGGATTTTACAGCGATCCGAAAAATTTCTGGGCTTTTGGAGATGGTGCCCGTGGGCTCAAAGGGGATTGCCTACGAGGTTTTAAAAATCGCGGAGGACAATGGGCTGGGATTTGAATGGGAGAACCAGCTGCCCTTTGACGTGAAACAGTCTGGCGGCCCTGCTTCCTGCTGCGTGGGAACCATCCCAGAAGCGGAGATCGCTCAGCTCGAAAAATATACAGGAAAGCAGATTACAGAGCTGGGAAGATTTATAAAAAACAATCTTCGTTAA
- the rplJ gene encoding 50S ribosomal protein L10, with protein sequence MPNIEAKQAIVQEIADKMKNAQGTVVVDYRGLNVEEVTELRKKARENNIDYKVYKNSMMRFAAKEAGVEGLLDVLVGPTAIAFCEDDPVAPAKLINDFAAAHKALEIKAGVVEGKVLDVAGVKELAELPPREVLVAKVLGGLNAPISGFANVLNANLKGLVVALNAIAEQKGAEA encoded by the coding sequence ATGCCAAATATTGAAGCAAAACAAGCTATCGTGCAGGAAATTGCCGATAAAATGAAAAATGCACAGGGTACAGTCGTTGTTGACTATCGTGGCTTAAACGTAGAAGAAGTGACCGAATTAAGAAAAAAAGCCAGAGAAAACAACATCGATTATAAAGTTTATAAAAACTCTATGATGCGTTTTGCAGCGAAAGAAGCAGGCGTAGAAGGCTTACTGGATGTTTTGGTTGGACCAACAGCCATCGCATTCTGTGAAGACGATCCAGTCGCTCCAGCTAAACTGATCAACGACTTTGCGGCAGCACACAAAGCTTTGGAAATTAAAGCAGGCGTTGTCGAAGGTAAGGTTTTAGATGTAGCTGGCGTTAAGGAATTAGCCGAATTACCGCCACGCGAAGTATTGGTTGCAAAAGTCCTTGGCGGCTTAAACGCACCAATCTCTGGTTTCGCAAACGTATTGAACGCAAACCTGAAGGGTTTAGTTGTCGCTTTAAACGCGATCGCAGAACAGAAAGGCGCAGAGGCATAA
- a CDS encoding AAA family ATPase, whose protein sequence is MKIALTGKGGVGKTTITACLSRYYADKGFNVLAVDADPDANLGLALGMSEEMIDSITPISEMKDLAEERTNAKKGTYGAFFTMNPEVADIPEKFCREFNGVKLLTMGTVDTGGGGCVCPEHVLLKMLTTHLVLYQKDIVIMDMEAGIEHLGRGTASAVDAFIVVVEPGIRSIQTFKRISKLAGDIGVKHVYAIGNKIRKPEDIDFLNERIGAENIFGFLDYSDQISGSDRNNKSPYDVPETREKIAALGEKIEATVKSNK, encoded by the coding sequence ATGAAAATAGCATTAACTGGAAAAGGTGGCGTTGGGAAAACGACAATTACAGCCTGCCTCAGCCGTTACTACGCCGATAAAGGTTTTAATGTATTGGCCGTTGATGCTGACCCCGATGCAAATTTAGGTCTGGCACTGGGTATGAGCGAAGAAATGATTGACAGCATCACACCTATTTCTGAAATGAAAGACTTGGCCGAAGAGAGAACAAACGCAAAAAAAGGAACCTACGGCGCCTTTTTCACAATGAATCCGGAAGTTGCGGATATTCCTGAAAAATTTTGCCGCGAGTTTAACGGTGTTAAGCTCTTAACAATGGGAACAGTCGATACTGGCGGAGGCGGATGCGTTTGCCCGGAACACGTACTGTTAAAAATGCTGACGACACATTTGGTTTTATACCAAAAGGATATTGTCATCATGGATATGGAAGCAGGGATTGAACATCTTGGTCGCGGAACTGCATCGGCGGTCGACGCGTTTATCGTTGTTGTGGAACCGGGTATCCGAAGCATCCAGACCTTTAAACGAATCAGCAAGCTGGCTGGCGACATCGGTGTCAAACACGTTTATGCCATTGGTAATAAAATCCGCAAACCGGAAGACATCGACTTCTTAAATGAACGGATCGGAGCAGAAAATATTTTTGGTTTCTTAGATTACAGCGATCAGATTTCCGGTTCAGACAGAAATAACAAGTCACCGTACGATGTTCCTGAAACCAGAGAAAAAATTGCAGCTCTCGGGGAAAAAATTGAAGCGACTGTAAAAAGTAATAAATAG
- a CDS encoding NAD(P)-dependent oxidoreductase: MKIGFIGIGVMGQSMVRNLMKKGYDVSVYNRTKAKADAVVQEGAHWCGSAADCAADKDVVITIVGYPKDVEEVYFGSTGVIENAREGAVLIDMTTTSPKLSKRIYEAAAKRGIAALDAPVSGGDVGAEKGTLSIMVGGDEDVFKTCLPVFEAMGTNIIYEGGPGAGQHTKMANQIAIAGAVSGVCEALAYAKAVGLDEQTMLDSISAGAAGSFQMSNTAPRILKDDFAPGFFVKHYIKDMKIAREEAEEASAHLEVLGKVLEMYESLEKEGYGDLGTQALIKYYEQ, translated from the coding sequence ATGAAGATCGGATTTATCGGAATCGGCGTAATGGGGCAGTCCATGGTCAGAAACCTGATGAAAAAGGGCTATGACGTTTCGGTTTATAACCGCACAAAGGCAAAGGCGGACGCCGTGGTGCAGGAAGGGGCCCATTGGTGCGGCAGCGCAGCGGACTGCGCGGCAGATAAGGATGTGGTCATAACCATTGTGGGCTATCCAAAGGATGTGGAGGAAGTTTATTTCGGCAGTACAGGTGTTATTGAGAACGCCAGAGAGGGCGCAGTGCTGATCGATATGACCACAACCAGCCCCAAGCTTTCCAAGCGCATCTATGAAGCGGCCGCCAAGCGCGGCATCGCAGCGCTGGACGCCCCGGTATCCGGCGGAGATGTGGGTGCAGAAAAGGGAACCCTGTCCATTATGGTCGGTGGCGACGAAGACGTGTTTAAAACCTGTCTGCCAGTTTTTGAGGCCATGGGGACCAATATTATCTATGAAGGCGGCCCGGGAGCAGGCCAGCACACCAAAATGGCCAACCAGATCGCCATTGCAGGTGCTGTATCCGGTGTTTGTGAGGCTTTAGCCTATGCGAAGGCCGTTGGGCTGGATGAACAGACCATGCTTGACAGTATCAGCGCAGGAGCGGCCGGGAGCTTCCAGATGAGTAATACTGCGCCGAGAATCCTGAAAGACGATTTTGCGCCCGGCTTTTTTGTGAAGCATTATATCAAGGATATGAAAATTGCCAGAGAGGAAGCCGAGGAGGCCTCTGCGCATTTAGAGGTGCTGGGCAAGGTGCTGGAAATGTACGAAAGCCTTGAAAAAGAGGGCTATGGCGATCTGGGGACTCAGGCACTGATTAAATATTACGAGCAGTAA
- a CDS encoding zinc transporter — protein sequence MSEHSHEHIHTHSHPHDGSHDHEHGHSHDGVHDHEHTHTHTHPHDHEHGHDHDHAHSHGGEGKDIEILGLLLDHWADHNQEHAKEYKNWVDKMNAVGKTEVSKAIEEAIALIGQADEHLMEAKKALVKS from the coding sequence ATGAGCGAACACAGCCACGAACACATACATACACACAGCCATCCGCACGACGGAAGCCACGATCATGAACATGGACACAGCCATGACGGAGTGCATGACCACGAGCATACACACACACATACACATCCTCATGACCACGAGCATGGACATGACCACGACCATGCCCATTCCCACGGGGGAGAAGGCAAGGATATCGAAATTTTAGGCCTCCTGCTGGACCATTGGGCAGACCATAACCAGGAGCACGCTAAAGAATATAAAAACTGGGTGGACAAAATGAACGCAGTGGGCAAGACCGAAGTGTCAAAGGCCATTGAAGAAGCCATCGCCCTGATCGGCCAGGCCGACGAACATTTAATGGAAGCTAAAAAGGCTTTAGTTAAATCGTAA
- a CDS encoding M15 family metallopeptidase, translating to MSLKIKNPKRFLISLIVTLLLLLFVIVGFFTVMGKIIGLFTKKDEPQATPEPTATAQAATPAPSAPPTPAAPTVDPSNLGDIQVLVNKTHELPSDYEPSDLVTVPLRGSRETQLRQQASDALVKLFEAADSDGVTLYCASGYRSYSMQEDLFAENVAAYGEEQANLVSAKPGQSEHQTGLCMDLTCEAMGMDLQESFADTAEGQWIANNAQNYGFIIRFPEGKTDITGYSYEPWHIRYVGVDAAKEIHSKNETFEEYLGQTN from the coding sequence ATGTCGCTAAAAATTAAAAATCCAAAAAGATTTTTAATCTCATTGATCGTTACCCTGCTTTTATTGCTTTTTGTCATCGTCGGCTTTTTTACAGTGATGGGAAAAATCATTGGTTTGTTTACCAAAAAAGATGAACCGCAGGCTACGCCTGAGCCGACAGCAACCGCTCAGGCGGCAACGCCGGCCCCTTCAGCGCCACCGACGCCCGCGGCGCCGACTGTTGACCCTTCCAATCTGGGCGATATTCAGGTTCTGGTCAATAAAACCCATGAGCTGCCCTCAGATTACGAGCCTTCAGATTTAGTGACAGTCCCCCTGAGGGGAAGCCGGGAGACACAGCTCCGCCAGCAGGCCTCAGATGCGCTGGTCAAGCTTTTTGAGGCCGCGGACAGCGACGGTGTGACCCTTTACTGCGCCTCTGGGTACCGCTCCTACAGCATGCAGGAGGATCTGTTTGCAGAGAACGTCGCTGCTTACGGCGAAGAACAGGCTAACCTTGTAAGTGCAAAGCCAGGCCAGAGTGAGCATCAGACCGGTCTCTGCATGGATCTGACCTGCGAGGCGATGGGGATGGACCTTCAGGAAAGCTTTGCCGATACAGCCGAAGGCCAGTGGATTGCCAATAATGCCCAGAATTATGGCTTTATTATCCGTTTTCCGGAGGGGAAGACTGATATCACCGGTTATTCCTATGAGCCATGGCATATCCGCTATGTGGGTGTGGACGCGGCAAAAGAGATACACAGCAAAAATGAAACCTTTGAGGAATATTTAGGACAGACAAACTGA
- the rplA gene encoding 50S ribosomal protein L1: MKRGKKYQDNLKSFDKAELFDLDAAVAQVKKMATANFDESIEMHIKLGVDSRHADQQVRGAIVLPNGTGNTVKVLVVAKGDKLKEAEEAGADFFGEDEIIDKIQKENWFDFDVMIATPDMMGKVGRLGRVLGPKGLMPNPKSGTVTMDIAKAVQDTKAGKVEYRLDKTNIIHVIIGKASFTEEQLMQNMTTLLETIKKAKPAAAKGQYFRSVTIASTMSPGVKINTAKI, translated from the coding sequence ATGAAACGAGGAAAGAAATATCAGGACAATTTAAAAAGTTTTGATAAAGCTGAATTATTTGACCTTGACGCCGCAGTGGCGCAGGTTAAAAAAATGGCTACCGCTAACTTTGATGAAAGTATTGAAATGCACATCAAGCTCGGCGTTGACTCCCGTCATGCGGACCAGCAGGTTCGTGGCGCCATTGTACTGCCGAATGGTACTGGTAATACCGTAAAAGTTTTAGTTGTCGCCAAAGGTGACAAACTGAAAGAAGCGGAAGAAGCCGGTGCAGATTTCTTTGGCGAAGATGAAATTATTGATAAAATCCAAAAAGAAAATTGGTTTGATTTTGATGTTATGATTGCTACACCAGATATGATGGGCAAGGTTGGTCGTTTGGGTCGTGTTTTAGGTCCAAAGGGCTTAATGCCAAACCCGAAATCCGGTACAGTAACCATGGATATCGCAAAAGCTGTCCAGGATACCAAAGCTGGTAAGGTTGAATACCGTCTGGATAAGACAAATATTATCCACGTAATCATCGGTAAGGCTTCTTTCACAGAAGAACAGCTCATGCAGAACATGACAACCCTTCTGGAAACCATCAAAAAAGCAAAACCAGCTGCTGCAAAAGGTCAGTACTTCAGAAGTGTTACCATTGCAAGCACAATGAGTCCTGGTGTAAAAATTAATACAGCAAAAATCTGA
- a CDS encoding CooT family nickel-binding protein codes for MCESSAYLVNKKGEEEKIMDYVIDIVPNNDGSLTLSDLLGGTKIVNGRLKEVKLLNHKILIEDAAV; via the coding sequence ATGTGCGAATCTTCAGCATATTTAGTGAATAAAAAAGGCGAAGAAGAAAAAATTATGGACTATGTCATCGACATTGTGCCTAACAATGACGGAAGCCTGACACTTTCAGACCTTTTAGGAGGCACTAAAATTGTCAACGGACGTTTAAAAGAAGTAAAATTATTAAACCACAAGATTCTGATTGAGGACGCAGCGGTATAA
- a CDS encoding DUF3842 family protein: MNIVVLDGMGGGIGSRIVGILKEEIPPYIEVYGLGTNALATAAMLKKGANKGATGENAIVVNAGKADVIIGSIAMTMPNEMMGEVTMRMVEAINASEAIKIYIPILPENNYIVSLEEKPLLLQIREAVALIKKELNL, translated from the coding sequence ATGAATATTGTTGTGTTGGACGGAATGGGCGGCGGCATCGGGTCCCGGATTGTTGGCATCCTGAAAGAAGAGATCCCACCTTATATTGAAGTGTACGGTTTGGGAACAAATGCCCTGGCAACAGCGGCGATGCTCAAAAAAGGTGCCAACAAAGGGGCGACCGGTGAAAATGCTATTGTGGTAAATGCGGGAAAAGCAGATGTGATTATCGGCTCGATTGCCATGACAATGCCCAATGAGATGATGGGCGAGGTGACAATGCGGATGGTGGAGGCAATAAACGCCAGCGAAGCCATTAAAATTTATATTCCGATTTTACCGGAAAATAACTATATTGTTTCCCTTGAGGAAAAACCACTGTTATTGCAGATCCGTGAAGCCGTTGCATTGATTAAAAAAGAGCTGAATCTTTAA
- the rplL gene encoding 50S ribosomal protein L7/L12 gives MSEKVTQLIEDVKGLTVLELSELVKALEEEFGVSAAAPVAVAAAPAAGGAAPAAEEKTEFDVVLAAAGDQKIKVIKVVRELTGLGLKEAKAVVDEAPKPLKEGVTKEEADEIKAKIEEVGGSVEVK, from the coding sequence ATGAGTGAAAAAGTAACACAGTTAATTGAAGACGTAAAAGGTTTAACCGTATTAGAATTATCTGAATTAGTAAAAGCTTTAGAAGAAGAATTTGGCGTTAGCGCTGCTGCTCCTGTAGCTGTAGCTGCTGCTCCTGCTGCTGGTGGCGCTGCTCCTGCTGCTGAAGAAAAAACTGAATTCGACGTTGTTTTAGCTGCTGCTGGCGACCAGAAAATCAAAGTTATCAAAGTTGTTCGTGAATTAACAGGCTTAGGCTTAAAAGAAGCTAAAGCAGTTGTTGACGAAGCTCCAAAGCCGCTTAAAGAAGGCGTTACCAAAGAAGAAGCTGACGAAATCAAAGCTAAAATTGAAGAAGTTGGCGGTAGCGTAGAAGTTAAATAA
- the rplK gene encoding 50S ribosomal protein L11, which yields MAKKVIGLIKLQIPAGKATPAPPVGPALGQHGVNIMGFCKEFNAKTANEAGMIIPVVITVYQDHSFTFITKTPPAAVLLKKAAGIDKASGVPNKTKVAKISQDQVREIATLKMPDLNAANVESAMRMIAGTARSMGITVEE from the coding sequence ATGGCAAAAAAAGTAATTGGTCTCATCAAGTTACAGATTCCTGCAGGTAAAGCTACTCCAGCTCCACCGGTTGGTCCGGCTCTGGGTCAGCATGGTGTAAATATCATGGGTTTCTGTAAAGAATTTAACGCTAAAACAGCAAATGAAGCAGGTATGATTATCCCGGTAGTAATTACCGTATATCAGGATCATTCCTTCACATTTATCACAAAAACTCCACCGGCAGCCGTTTTACTCAAAAAGGCAGCAGGGATTGATAAAGCTTCCGGCGTACCAAACAAAACAAAAGTTGCAAAAATTTCTCAGGACCAGGTCCGCGAAATCGCAACCTTAAAAATGCCTGACCTTAATGCAGCCAATGTTGAATCAGCTATGAGAATGATCGCTGGTACAGCACGCAGCATGGGTATCACTGTAGAAGAATAA
- the nusG gene encoding transcription termination/antitermination protein NusG has translation MEYENSGQAEWYVAHTYSGYENKVKASIEATVENRHMEDQILEVQVPVQEVVETKDGKRVVREKKLFPGYVMVKMFMTDDSWYVVRNTRGVTGFVGPASKPVPLTKAELKNMGIKQQAIQIDLEVGDEVNVVDGPFEGFAGVIEEINLEKSKVKVNISMFGRETPTELEFEQIQKIKNT, from the coding sequence ATGGAATATGAAAACAGTGGCCAGGCAGAATGGTACGTTGCCCACACCTACTCAGGATATGAGAACAAGGTAAAGGCGAGTATTGAAGCAACGGTCGAAAACAGACATATGGAGGATCAGATCCTCGAAGTACAGGTTCCTGTACAGGAAGTTGTCGAAACAAAGGACGGCAAGCGCGTCGTAAGAGAGAAAAAGCTCTTTCCGGGATACGTTATGGTCAAGATGTTTATGACCGATGATTCCTGGTACGTTGTACGTAACACGCGTGGTGTAACCGGCTTTGTCGGCCCGGCCTCCAAGCCCGTTCCATTAACCAAAGCCGAACTCAAAAATATGGGCATCAAGCAGCAGGCCATTCAGATCGACCTTGAGGTCGGTGATGAAGTCAATGTTGTGGATGGACCATTTGAAGGTTTTGCCGGAGTTATCGAAGAGATAAATCTGGAAAAATCAAAAGTTAAGGTCAATATTTCCATGTTTGGACGGGAAACCCCGACTGAACTGGAATTTGAACAAATACAAAAAATTAAGAACACTTAA
- the acsB gene encoding acetyl-CoA decarbonylase/synthase complex subunit alpha/beta, whose translation MERKTYNLFDIIYSGTAKYLERAEKDVAKAIEEKGRDAEAKLPDTAYGLATIYAITGEKLLTVGDLERGIEMAKEHINRTNMLADALEAGVAAAMLCEIIQACKYLDGNPHPEWVDGALTDAVVRSFGVALVTQDIPGVAVIIGEHKDPEQLAKTIKSYQNKGLQTYLVGKCIDQARDQKIKMGVDLRVIPCGYEIEDVINVVSVAVRASIMFGNTPAGEWEKHRIYTRDRVFAFVNVFGDWDDKIIAAGACAIDMGFPAITETYINEVPTLLLNQPDLSKTDATSLEARGIKIKVTEIDCPVSVSSAFEGERVRKDNMKAEFGGNRTKAWELVHTVELGDIEDHKITVVGPDIDDPQFDGVDVVRIPFGLEIKVAGKAMQSDFESVLERRLHYFLNYIEGSMHVGQRNICWVRLTKEAFDAGFRLRHFGEVVYAKMLDEFGKVVDKVEVTIYTKEEDVVRLEEELVKPIYNVRDDRLNSLTDESVDVFYTCTLCQSFAPSHVCVVTPERLGLCGAVSWLDSKATKELDPTGPAQPIEKNGVIDERLGAWEEVNDVVAKCSQGAVEKVTLYSILEDPMTSCGCFECICGIMPEANGVVIVNREFGGMTPTGMTFGELASMTGGGVQTPGFMGHGRHFISSKKFMAAEGGIERIVWMPKELKDDVAERLNKSVQELYGIENFTDMVCDETIAVDSEAVLEFLTEKGHPALEMDPIM comes from the coding sequence ATGGAACGTAAGACTTATAATCTTTTTGATATAATTTACAGTGGTACTGCTAAATATCTTGAACGTGCTGAAAAAGATGTTGCAAAGGCCATTGAAGAAAAAGGCAGAGATGCAGAAGCTAAACTGCCGGATACCGCTTATGGTTTAGCTACAATTTACGCAATCACAGGCGAAAAATTATTAACAGTGGGCGATCTGGAACGCGGTATTGAAATGGCAAAAGAACACATCAACCGCACAAACATGCTGGCTGACGCTTTAGAAGCCGGTGTAGCCGCTGCAATGTTATGTGAAATCATCCAGGCCTGCAAATACTTAGACGGCAACCCACATCCGGAATGGGTAGACGGCGCATTGACCGATGCGGTTGTCCGTTCCTTTGGTGTTGCTCTGGTTACCCAGGATATCCCTGGTGTTGCTGTTATTATCGGTGAACACAAGGATCCTGAACAGTTAGCAAAAACAATCAAATCTTATCAGAATAAAGGTCTTCAAACTTATCTGGTTGGTAAATGTATCGATCAGGCAAGAGACCAGAAAATCAAAATGGGCGTTGATCTTCGCGTTATCCCATGCGGTTACGAAATCGAAGATGTTATCAACGTTGTATCTGTTGCTGTTCGTGCTTCTATCATGTTCGGTAACACACCAGCCGGCGAATGGGAAAAACACAGAATTTACACAAGAGACCGTGTATTCGCATTTGTTAATGTATTTGGCGACTGGGATGACAAGATCATCGCTGCTGGCGCCTGCGCAATCGACATGGGCTTCCCGGCAATCACAGAAACGTACATCAACGAAGTTCCTACCCTGTTATTAAACCAGCCAGACCTGTCAAAAACAGACGCTACCTCTCTTGAAGCCCGTGGCATCAAGATCAAGGTTACTGAAATTGACTGTCCTGTATCCGTATCCTCCGCTTTCGAAGGCGAACGTGTCCGTAAAGACAACATGAAAGCTGAATTTGGCGGAAACAGAACAAAAGCCTGGGAATTGGTTCACACAGTAGAATTGGGCGATATCGAAGATCACAAGATCACTGTTGTCGGCCCGGATATCGACGATCCGCAGTTTGACGGTGTTGACGTTGTCCGTATTCCATTTGGCCTGGAAATCAAGGTTGCTGGTAAAGCAATGCAGTCCGACTTTGAATCTGTACTTGAAAGAAGATTACACTACTTCTTAAACTACATTGAAGGTTCAATGCACGTTGGACAGAGAAATATCTGCTGGGTTCGTTTAACCAAAGAAGCATTTGACGCTGGCTTCAGACTGCGCCACTTCGGCGAAGTAGTTTACGCTAAGATGTTAGACGAATTTGGTAAGGTAGTTGATAAAGTTGAAGTTACCATCTACACCAAAGAAGAAGATGTTGTACGTCTTGAAGAAGAACTGGTTAAACCAATCTACAACGTACGTGACGACAGACTGAACTCACTGACAGATGAAAGTGTCGATGTATTCTACACCTGTACACTGTGCCAGTCCTTCGCGCCTTCTCACGTTTGTGTTGTAACACCTGAACGTTTAGGTCTTTGCGGTGCTGTTTCCTGGTTAGACTCCAAAGCAACCAAAGAACTTGACCCGACAGGTCCTGCACAGCCAATCGAAAAGAACGGTGTTATCGACGAACGCTTAGGCGCATGGGAAGAAGTCAATGACGTTGTTGCTAAGTGCTCTCAGGGCGCAGTTGAAAAAGTTACGCTATACTCTATCCTCGAAGATCCAATGACCTCCTGCGGCTGCTTCGAATGTATCTGTGGTATTATGCCGGAAGCCAATGGTGTTGTTATTGTTAACCGTGAATTCGGCGGCATGACACCTACTGGTATGACTTTTGGTGAATTAGCTTCCATGACAGGTGGCGGGGTTCAGACTCCTGGCTTCATGGGCCACGGACGTCACTTTATCAGCTCCAAGAAATTCATGGCTGCTGAAGGTGGTATCGAAAGAATCGTATGGATGCCTAAGGAACTGAAAGACGACGTTGCTGAAAGATTAAACAAATCTGTACAGGAATTATACGGAATTGAAAACTTCACAGACATGGTCTGTGATGAAACAATCGCTGTTGACTCCGAAGCAGTATTAGAATTTTTAACAGAAAAAGGCCATCCAGCACTGGAAATGGATCCAATTATGTAA
- a CDS encoding GNAT family N-acetyltransferase, which yields MTRTLETAEKRITVRLAKEKDYQRILDILNAAILERRVTALLTPVTMESRRGWFKEHSDGVHPIYVAEKDGIVAGWMAVTAYRCGREGFKHACEISYYIAPEFRGSGIGSSLMEHVICESRKRGLKNLMAVIFADNLGSQRLAFKYGFKIWGTFPEIVEIDGRTTDCYQMGLKL from the coding sequence TTGACAAGAACGTTGGAAACGGCCGAAAAGCGCATCACGGTGCGTCTGGCAAAGGAGAAGGATTATCAGAGAATACTGGATATTCTGAATGCGGCCATTCTGGAAAGGCGTGTCACAGCGCTTTTGACTCCGGTTACCATGGAAAGCCGCAGAGGCTGGTTCAAGGAGCACAGCGACGGTGTACACCCCATTTACGTGGCCGAGAAGGACGGTATCGTAGCCGGGTGGATGGCAGTGACCGCTTACCGCTGTGGCAGGGAGGGCTTCAAACACGCCTGCGAAATCAGCTATTATATCGCGCCGGAGTTTCGGGGCAGCGGCATTGGTTCAAGCCTGATGGAGCATGTGATTTGCGAGAGCAGGAAAAGGGGACTCAAAAACCTGATGGCGGTTATTTTTGCTGATAATCTGGGTTCGCAGCGCCTGGCCTTTAAATATGGTTTTAAAATCTGGGGTACTTTTCCAGAGATTGTCGAGATCGACGGCAGAACCACAGACTGCTATCAAATGGGCCTGAAACTTTGA
- the rpmG gene encoding 50S ribosomal protein L33: MRVKVTLACTECKQRNYDTMKNKKNNPDRLEEKKYCKFCKKHTLHKETK, translated from the coding sequence TTGAGAGTTAAAGTAACTTTGGCATGTACGGAATGTAAACAAAGAAACTACGATACAATGAAAAATAAAAAGAACAATCCGGATCGTTTAGAAGAAAAAAAATATTGCAAGTTCTGTAAAAAGCATACACTGCATAAAGAAACGAAATAG
- the secE gene encoding preprotein translocase subunit SecE: MAAKTKKKSKNAKNTNTKNDNIQKTQVAESKKTSVAKDDKKSTDSKDKKNTKKSDKKKKPNIFVRMLDFVKGVFSELKKVNWLTKEELAKSSGFVAGFVAIFTFLIWIIDSGLGALAALLIGLK, translated from the coding sequence ATGGCAGCTAAGACGAAAAAAAAGTCTAAAAATGCAAAAAACACAAACACTAAAAATGATAATATCCAAAAGACACAGGTAGCTGAATCAAAAAAGACGAGTGTTGCCAAGGATGACAAAAAGAGCACTGACAGTAAAGATAAAAAGAATACCAAGAAATCTGACAAAAAGAAAAAGCCAAATATCTTTGTCCGCATGCTTGACTTTGTTAAGGGAGTTTTCTCTGAGCTTAAAAAGGTCAACTGGCTGACAAAAGAAGAATTGGCAAAGAGCTCTGGCTTTGTGGCCGGCTTTGTCGCAATCTTCACATTTTTGATTTGGATTATTGATTCAGGTCTTGGTGCATTGGCCGCTCTACTTATTGGACTTAAATAG